TTGTAGGTCGCCTGATGCACATTCGGATAGGACGAAAGAGACTGGTCTGCATCGGCATAACCGACACCGCCCGAGTCTCCGTTGATGCAGGCCATTTCGTCGGCGGAACCGTCATTGAAATAGAAGGAATAGCCGTTTCCCGTATCCTCCTGGGTTTGAAGAACGGCCGGCCTCATCACGGCCAGATCGATCGTTGCAGCCGTGCCCGATCCTGCATGACGCCAGCAGGCGTACATAGGCTTGGCATCGAACCCGAGGTCAGACCAATCCGCGATCTGGCCGGAGAAGATCAGTCTTGCCTGGGCCGTCGTCAGGTTGGTCACCTGGTTTGCTCCGTTGTTCATGGTGACGCCATTGTTGATATAGAACGAGAAAGGAACGACCAAGTCGCGGCAATCGGTCAGGCCGGTAGCAGCAACCGCGCCCGTGCCTTTGAAATTCCTGTCCGTAAAGACATTTGAGGAGCTGGTCGAGGGGCCGAGGAGCATTCCATGGGACTCCTGCTGGAAGCTCGTTACCTGAACGTCCGAAGCGCCGCCGTTGACGGTTACGCACTTCAGGGCAGTGTTCGGCATGGTGGTCGCATTGGTGCCCGTTCCCCACGACGTGACCTGGGCCTCATCCATCATCATGCGCTGATGAGCGTCACCGCAGAGGGTGGTGCGGTTCGGATTCGTTGTATTGCCCTGGATCGCAAGCGGGCCGTCATAGGAGGCCTTTGAGGATGTGCGGAAATACCGGGTCACACCGCCGCAAGTCGCCCTGGAGATCGCGTTCTTCCCGTCCGTTGTCTTTGAGCTCTGGATGCTGGTGCAGCCCTGGGCCCCCATGTAGTTGACTGCCTGGGCCTTCCAGAAATTGAACTGTGCTGATGCGCCGTAGATATTGATGTCGCCGGTGATCGCTGCCGAGGCGGTCCCCACCATGGTCAGGAGGGATGCGCCGGCTACGACCGAAGAGATGATATTCCTGATCTTCATGTCATTGTTCTCCTTGAATGCAGGGCTCCTTGCGGATCCCTGGAAATAAAAAGTTTAGGAAACTCAATACTTCACGATCTTAGGCAGCCATTTTTCTGCGCAGGCCAACGAGGCCGAGCAGGCCGGAGCCGAAGAGGTACGCGGCAGCCGGGATCGGCGTGGCCGGAGCACCCGGGTTCAGGACCGTGCTGCCATCGGCCATGGTCCGGATCGTCGAGACATTCAGACCGGTGGACGTGCCGTTAATGCCGGACGGCAAGCCATAATAGTAGAGCACCTGGTCCACATAACCATTTGTCGCCAGGTTAGCTAGGCTTGCCGTAGCAATAGCACTTGAGCTGGTCGGGATGAAACCTTTCATATAGCCCACTAATGATCCGCCGCCTTCCAACTGCTGATAGAAGGAATTCGGATCGTTCGTGGCTAACGTAACCTGGGAAGACCCACCACCAGTAAGCTGATACTGACCGTTCACGGTGTGTGCAGCACTGCTAAATGAGGTCCAGCTGGATTTAGCGGTGGTTTGCCCGCCGGCAGGACCGCTGAGCCAGGCCTGGTTCTTCGGATTCGGCGAGAGCGTGAGCGAATAGTACACAACATAGGAATTGGACGCATTTGCACCGGCGCCCAGCGACGCGAAGTTGAAGTTGTTGGTGTTAAAGTTGACGAGCGTTGAGCTCGCCGAGGTCAGATTGGCTATGGAGCCCAGGTCGGTGGCGACTTCGTTGGTTCCGGCCGTGCTGTAGACAACGCGGATGAGATCGCCGTCCGAGAACGCCGCCATGGCCTGTCCGCTCACGCCGAGCATGAGCATGACAACCATCACAAGCATCATGATCTTTTTCATTGGATTTTTCTCCTCAGTGTTGAAATGGGTGAGTTAGCTACATGAAGCCGTCCATCGGCCTTCTCGTTGCGCACGACTCTTTATGTTGTTTGTCGCCCTGTTCGCTGTGCGGCAGGCGCTCCGTGCACGTCTGAAAGTTCCGCTGGACAGCCTCTTCCCTCAGGACAACCCGGCCATCCACCTGCGTGGACCCGTCGGCTTTCCGTCATCCGGTTACCCGGATTTTGGCTTTACACTGAAGGCCGGATGCAGGCATGTGCCTGCATCCCACCTGTTGCTTTTTTAGTGCGTTAATTCGTTGAGGCCCTCCGTTTGTCGTCGTCCCTCCTTTCCGTTTGGGATTATCGAACCCGCCGGTTCATCCGGAAAACGCTCACCGTTGTGCGGCAGGCTCGTGACCCGGGCTTCCTGTTCCCTTTGCGGAGGACAGCCAAGTACCCTGAATCAAAAAAAAGCCCGAAACGAGATGGAAGCATCCTCTCGATTCGGGCTTTCTGGTGCGCGACAATAATTCTGTCGGTCAGCAAAGGACCCTGATGGTCGTTTATGCGTCAGTGACTTCTTAAACTTCGGCGGTAACGGCTACCGCCTTTCTCTCGATTCATGGTCCTGATTACATAAGTGCATAGTACATAGCCAATGTTACATCCTCATTACAGTTCAATGATGGTTGTGTGAATTCTGCATAACTTCTTTCCCGGTCCTGTCAACCGCCTTCCACGAACAATATCTTTATACTTCAGACCGGTGCGCCTTCTTAGATTTGTCTTGCAATATCAAGTTCATTCGTTCGTATTAGCGTGGCCTCCTGTTGAGGGCCGCGAGATAATTGGCGGTGAATATATACTCCGGGATATATACCTTGTTCTCGGTCTGAAGCGCGGCTGCCTGCCTGCCAATGTACGCCTGCAGCGCCTCGAAGAAATTATTCGCGTTGATACTGCCGGAGAGATCGACCGGCGGAGCGACGACAATCGGACAGTCAAGGATTTCCCGGCCCGTCACTACGACCACACCGGCGTCCCGTGTCCCTTCGCTCGGCAGCACGGTTATGACGATGCCTTTTTCGACCGCTTCCTTTGATATGAGTTTGGCGTCGGCCAACGCGACCGTAACAGGCTGCGATGAATCCGGCCGCACTTCCATCCTGATCAAGACCGGCGTCTTCCCGTCGGAGATCGCGATTGCCGGCTCCTGCACAAACCTGTCTTCGTCGCTCCGTCCGAACAGGGCGGCAAGTGAGTTCAGCCCCTTCTCCCCCCTGAATTTTTTGAAACGCTGGAGCACGTTCTTTTCCTCACGCACGAGGGCTGTTATCTCCTCCGGAAGAATTTTCTTGTCGGACCCTTCCGGCGATGCTGCGGTCAAGCTGAAGGGCCATGTAGCCCCCTTGCTGCCGCCCGGCGCAACTTCGGTGTTTACAGGGCCCCCTGCTGCGGTTTCACCCCCTGTGGTTTGGGAAGAAGAAGCCACGGCTCCGTCTGCCGGTTTAGTATCATCGGCGTTAGCGGGAGGCGAAGTCGCGTCCGCAGGATCAGGGGGTCGCTTCGCCGTGCTCCTGGTGATTGCGGCTATTGAAATATGCTGGATACCACCGCCCGGCGTATCTGTCTTTGATTCGAACTTTAAAACGATCTGGAGGAAGGCATCCGGGACCTGCCGGAAGATGCTGACAAGCAGTTTCCCCGGTGTGTCGGCGGTAGTCTGCTTCAGCTCTCCTCCGCTTATCAGCAGGTAGGGACTCTCCAGCAGGCTGGGATCGTAATCAATCTCGACGTCCAGGGCCTGTACACCCACGACATTCTCTCCGGTCAGGATAAATCTGCCTATGCCGTCCGGCTGGAGGTTCAGTTTCATGGGATCCGCATGGGAAAGCAATGGCCAGCTCATGACCAGCAGCAAACCGAGCATATACGATCTTATTTTCACTGCGTGCCCCTTCTGTTCATGGTGGTACAACTATAGCCGACCATTGTTACAGTTTTATGAAGTTCTATTCCCACTGCCCCTATTGTTCTTATTTCATATCTCGTACTGTTTCCCGCACATCAGGATCGAGCCAGGATCGCTTCCAACTATCCATATCAGTTCCACTGAGTTCATACTCCTGCTGTACCTTCGGGTTTGGGGAAAACATCCATCCGGGGGGGATCACATTCCAATGCCAGAAAATCGTAACATTACTGCAACAATGCAATGATATGATATTCCAATAAAAACGAGGGGGATAAAATTTATTATAGCTGCGGCCGAAAACTGCGCCATGTTTTCTGATTGCTGTATAATACGATTATAGCAGTGGAATGCCCGGGCTCTACTGAATAATTGAAACCCAACAACTTCAGTTTGCGTCTGCAACGTAATTCCCCGCCTTATTCATTCCCTTTGCAACCCAGATTGCTTTTGTAAAGCTATAGACCTATGGGAGGGAGAAGACGACGTCAAGTCGTTCCTATTATCCGTCTTCCAGGACAAGAAACTCTCCACCAGCTTCTCTCCTCCGTTCTCTCTGGTACAATATTATACAGAGCAAATCGCCAGACATCCGCTATCTACGCGAACGACGGGATAAGAAACTTCGCTCGATAGCGCGAATATCTCATGGAGGCGTCTGAGGAGGTGAAAGTTTATGGCTGCACAGGGAAATGAACAGCAGGGAGTGCGCTTCCTTTTCATTGTGGCAGCATTCGTGATCATCATCTGGGGCATCTATCAGGCCCAGTCAGTTCTGGTGTCCTTCCTCGTCTCCATTTATTTTGCCGTCATCGGGACGTCGCCGCTCCTTTGGCTTGAACGTAAACGCGTTCCTTCAGTCATCGCGGTATTGCTCGTCGTAGGGGGAATCATCGGCATTCTCCTGATCATCGGCGTGCTGGCGGGGACATCCATCAACAGCTTTACGAATGCCTTGCCTGTCTATCAGGCTCGCATGCGGGAGCAGCTCTCCGCACTCAGAGAGCTGTTAGCGAGAGGAGAGATAGAGATCTCCGACAAGTTCCTGCTTGACTACGTCAACCCTGGCGCGGTCATGGGTCTAACCGCAAGCCTGCTCTCAGGGCTGGGCTCGGTCCTTTCGAATATTGTCCTGATCCTGCTTACCATGACGTTCATTCTGCTCGAGGCCTCGAGCTTTCCCGTCAAGCTCCGCGCTATCCTCGATAATCCTGAGGCGGTCTTCCCCCATTTCAGCAGGTTTGTCGAAACCATAAAGCGCTATATGGTCATACAGTCGGGAATCAGCTTGGTTACGGGCATCCTAATCGGCAGTTGGCTTGCTATCATTGGCGTGGATTTCCCGGTTCTCTGGGGCCTCATGGCCTTTTTGCTGAACTATGTACCTAATCTGGGTTCCATTATTGCCGCCATACCTGCCATCCTCGTGGCTCTCATTCAACTCGGAGTGGGCCGCGCTGCGCTCGCAGCTGCAGGATACATTGTCATCAATTTCATGATCGGTAACGTGTTACAGCCGCGGCTCATGGGCCGGGGCCTTGGTTTGTCCACCCTCGTTGTCTTTCTCTCCCTGATTTTTTGGGGAAGCCTGCTCGGCCTTGTGGGCATGGTCCTTTCCATTCCCATTACCATGGCCTTTAAGATCGCATTCGAGAGCAATGAAAGAACGCGGTGGATCGCTGTGCTGCTGGGGCCGGAGCTGTCTTCGGCGGTTGTTTTGACAGAGCAGAGAACGCCAGATGCGAAATAATGAATGCCATTAGGTAAAATTACTCATAAACAGATATGAACGATGACAAAAAAACAGCCTTTTGTATTTACACCGAAACCCGAAATCGTTTCGCCGTATTCAAGGTCTTCAGGTTATCGCTTCACGATGAGTATAGGGATTTTCGAGTCTTTATGTATAACACCGTACGTAACGCTGCCGAGCATGGCCGCTTTAATGGCGCTTTTGCCATGGGAACCCATAACAATCAGGTCAGCCTTTGACTTTGTTGCTTCCTTCATAATTTCTTCCACGGGATGCCCTCTCCTTATCGCCGTCTTATATTGAATGTGATTCCGTTCGCATATCTTTGCTATCTCATCAGCGGAGGATTGCGCTGACTGCTTCAGATAATCTTCGACTGACTCTTTT
This window of the Nitrospirota bacterium genome carries:
- a CDS encoding substrate-binding domain-containing protein, whose protein sequence is MKIRNIISSVVAGASLLTMVGTASAAITGDINIYGASAQFNFWKAQAVNYMGAQGCTSIQSSKTTDGKNAISRATCGGVTRYFRTSSKASYDGPLAIQGNTTNPNRTTLCGDAHQRMMMDEAQVTSWGTGTNATTMPNTALKCVTVNGGASDVQVTSFQQESHGMLLGPSTSSSNVFTDRNFKGTGAVAATGLTDCRDLVVPFSFYINNGVTMNNGANQVTNLTTAQARLIFSGQIADWSDLGFDAKPMYACWRHAGSGTAATIDLAVMRPAVLQTQEDTGNGYSFYFNDGSADEMACINGDSGGVGYADADQSLSSYPNVHQATYNGVAPSKATITAGLYDFYSVQNLYTATPVPSDMATLCTFMKNPANNTNAFYATSCEMKYVRGGDQLYNTVNPNLGICN
- a CDS encoding AI-2E family transporter, with product MAAQGNEQQGVRFLFIVAAFVIIIWGIYQAQSVLVSFLVSIYFAVIGTSPLLWLERKRVPSVIAVLLVVGGIIGILLIIGVLAGTSINSFTNALPVYQARMREQLSALRELLARGEIEISDKFLLDYVNPGAVMGLTASLLSGLGSVLSNIVLILLTMTFILLEASSFPVKLRAILDNPEAVFPHFSRFVETIKRYMVIQSGISLVTGILIGSWLAIIGVDFPVLWGLMAFLLNYVPNLGSIIAAIPAILVALIQLGVGRAALAAAGYIVINFMIGNVLQPRLMGRGLGLSTLVVFLSLIFWGSLLGLVGMVLSIPITMAFKIAFESNERTRWIAVLLGPELSSAVVLTEQRTPDAK
- a CDS encoding universal stress protein encodes the protein MITKILVPIDGSKVSHKAAKYAVELAKQTGASLTLLSVFDIRFIFDQEVSASASPTHLKESVEDYLKQSAQSSADEIAKICERNHIQYKTAIRRGHPVEEIMKEATKSKADLIVMGSHGKSAIKAAMLGSVTYGVIHKDSKIPILIVKR